Proteins encoded together in one Pelosinus sp. IPA-1 window:
- a CDS encoding Ku protein: protein MPRPVWSGSISFGLVNIPIKLYNAVKKKTLHFHQLRKSDGCRIRLKRVCANDGSEVPNEEIVKGYEISPEQYVVLSSEEIENVYPKSSRRIQIDDFVRLEEIDPIYFEHSYYLTPDKGMEKAYSLLLFAMKKSQKTAIANFVLRNKQYIAAIRPTENAITLSTMFFSDEIIPQKELEDLPSIENEPDQRELTIALQLIESLSSNFAPEKYHNEYREKMLSMIERKAEGQVITQQPAAEQGGKVVDLMAALEASLAALKKKTPAKTRRKKAHA, encoded by the coding sequence ATGCCTAGACCAGTATGGAGCGGTTCGATCAGCTTTGGATTAGTCAATATACCTATCAAATTATATAATGCTGTAAAAAAGAAAACATTACATTTTCACCAGCTTCGGAAAAGTGATGGGTGCCGTATCCGGTTAAAACGAGTTTGTGCTAACGATGGCAGTGAAGTGCCAAATGAAGAAATTGTCAAAGGCTACGAGATTTCACCGGAACAGTATGTAGTTTTATCATCTGAAGAAATTGAAAACGTCTATCCGAAAAGCTCACGGCGCATTCAAATTGATGATTTTGTCCGTTTAGAAGAAATTGACCCTATTTATTTCGAGCACTCCTATTATCTGACACCTGATAAAGGAATGGAAAAGGCCTACTCTCTGTTACTATTTGCCATGAAGAAATCACAAAAAACGGCAATCGCTAATTTTGTATTACGTAATAAACAATATATTGCAGCAATACGCCCTACAGAGAATGCAATCACACTGTCAACTATGTTTTTCTCTGATGAAATAATACCGCAAAAAGAGTTAGAAGACCTACCAAGTATCGAGAATGAGCCGGATCAGCGAGAATTAACTATCGCCCTGCAATTAATTGAGTCTCTCTCCAGTAACTTTGCACCAGAAAAATACCATAATGAATACAGAGAAAAAATGTTATCGATGATTGAACGCAAAGCAGAAGGACAAGTAATCACACAGCAGCCCGCAGCCGAACAGGGTGGTAAAGTAGTTGATTTAATGGCAGCACTCGAGGCAAGCCTTGCAGCCTTAAAAAAGAAAACTCCAGCTAAAACTAGGAGGAAAAAAGCTCATGCCTAA
- the ligD gene encoding non-homologous end-joining DNA ligase encodes MQFIKPMLAKQGNLPTDDNQYGFEIKWDGMRCILYHINNEIVLRSRNQKDITSQYPELQELGTILNGQQVILDGEIIVLDTSGRPSFSLLQHRMGLSSSIVITKKRQEIPVTYISFDILYLNNKYLMDLPYTERRQILDKLELSSTNLQVPAYQLGNGKEIQKAVSNLGLEGIIAKRLISHYLPGKRSDDWLKIKNNHRQEFVIGGWLPGKGQRSDGIGSLVLGYYDMTPKQAKAENKEPQFLYAGKVGTGFTKDLLQKLLAMLTPLKRDSSPFSTDISPRGTNFVEPQIVGEFEFTEWTPNNTLRHPSFKGLRYDKSAPFVIKES; translated from the coding sequence ATGCAGTTTATAAAACCTATGTTAGCAAAACAAGGTAATCTACCCACGGATGACAATCAATATGGTTTCGAAATTAAATGGGATGGCATGCGCTGCATTCTCTACCATATAAATAACGAAATTGTATTAAGAAGCCGCAATCAAAAAGATATTACATCCCAATACCCGGAACTCCAAGAATTAGGAACAATACTGAACGGACAACAAGTGATCCTTGATGGGGAAATTATTGTCTTAGATACAAGTGGACGTCCATCCTTTTCCTTATTACAACATCGAATGGGCCTTAGCTCCTCTATTGTCATTACAAAAAAAAGGCAAGAGATACCTGTAACTTATATTTCCTTTGATATACTTTACCTCAACAATAAATATTTAATGGACCTTCCATATACAGAGCGACGCCAGATACTTGATAAACTAGAACTTTCTAGTACAAATTTGCAGGTTCCAGCTTATCAATTAGGAAATGGAAAAGAAATACAAAAGGCCGTTTCTAATCTAGGTTTGGAAGGAATTATAGCCAAACGACTTATCAGTCATTATTTGCCTGGCAAACGAAGTGACGATTGGTTAAAGATAAAAAATAACCATCGTCAAGAATTCGTGATTGGTGGTTGGTTACCTGGCAAGGGTCAACGATCTGACGGTATCGGTTCATTAGTATTAGGCTATTATGATATGACACCTAAGCAAGCAAAAGCTGAGAATAAAGAACCACAGTTTCTCTATGCGGGTAAGGTAGGTACCGGTTTCACTAAAGATCTACTCCAAAAGTTGTTAGCTATGTTAACTCCTCTTAAACGAGATAGTAGTCCCTTTTCCACTGATATCTCCCCAAGAGGCACAAACTTTGTTGAACCGCAAATAGTCGGTGAGTTTGAATTTACCGAATGGACGCCAAACAACACTCTCCGGCACCCCTCTTTTAAAGGCCTGCGTTACGATAAATCTGCACCCTTTGTAATAAAAGAAAGTTAA